In Leptolyngbya iicbica LK, the genomic stretch AACTGTCAGGAAATCGCAGATAGCATTTGTTCAACACGCCCATGCCCAGTTGAGCGATCGCGGCCTGCTTGTCTGGGGGCAAGGTGGGGACGAACTGCACTGTATCCGCTTGCAACACTCCCAGGGGCAAAGTCACTACAACGCGATCGGCCAGAAATTCAGTTTGCTGAGTGATGACGCGCAGCGGGGCAGATTGCCAGTGAATCGCTTGCACCACTTGCCCCAGTTCAAGGGTTAATCCCTGAGCGAGAAACTCGGGAATGACCTGAAATCCTGGTAAAAATAGCGCCTCGTCACCCTCAAACTGTTGATCGCTGTCATACCAATGGCTGGAGAGCTGGTCGATGCTGCCGGCATATTCCTGTTCGATTTCACTGCTCAGGATGAAATTGATGAAGCGAGCTGCTTCGGAGTCGGGCTCTAACGGCTGTCGTAGGGGTGCCATGACCTGCTGAATTGAGGTGTCAGTTTCGGCCTCTTGGGCGGCGGCGATCGCCCGCAACACCTGCGCTCTCAGATCGGCCATAAGGCTGGCTTCGGCGGCGGTCAGGGGGGCTCCAGCCGTGTTGTACGTGATGGCCCGGTCGTAACTCGTCACCACCCGTTGGGCATTGATCTGGTCCGCCAACTCCGTGATGGGGTTGCCTTGGGTGCCATGAATCCAGCTGGCTCCCAAATCCAAGGGCATATCGGGCCAATCGAGACTCGTCCAAACCCGCCCCCCGATGCGATCGCGCCCCTCCACGATCACCACGTCGTAGCCGTTGTTGTGCAACTCTCGGGCCGCGGCCAACCCGGCCAAGCCTGCGCCAATCACG encodes the following:
- a CDS encoding flavin monoamine oxidase family protein; amino-acid sequence: MQRRNFLTLSGLTLLGAVSPACGEQAPGTRAATSQQRVVVIGAGLAGLAAARELHNNGYDVVIVEGRDRIGGRVWTSLDWPDMPLDLGASWIHGTQGNPITELADQINAQRVVTSYDRAITYNTAGAPLTAAEASLMADLRAQVLRAIAAAQEAETDTSIQQVMAPLRQPLEPDSEAARFINFILSSEIEQEYAGSIDQLSSHWYDSDQQFEGDEALFLPGFQVIPEFLAQGLTLELGQVVQAIHWQSAPLRVITQQTEFLADRVVVTLPLGVLQADTVQFVPTLPPDKQAAIAQLGMGVLNKCYLRFPDSFWPADVDWLGHIPANPGEWVDWVSFQRVANQPILLGFNAAHQGRAIEALSDQQIVDSAMQTLRTIYGDPIPEPTDHQITRWAADPFALGSYSFNAVGSAPTMRHHLAAPLEASVFFAGEATNGDYFGTTHGAYLSGVRAAREIMAQ